One Helianthus annuus cultivar XRQ/B chromosome 12, HanXRQr2.0-SUNRISE, whole genome shotgun sequence genomic region harbors:
- the LOC110895009 gene encoding HIPL1 protein, with protein MEAFLPLLCLLLMYPYRSSSLPMCTSLRAPVIAKEALSFCPYKGRVCCDSTKDSQLQMQFQAMNISHPNCASLIKSILCATCDQFSESLFKVESQIRSVPVLCDSRNSRDSSLSKQSATSFCADVWDTCQNVSMKNSPFAPSLQGAAGLPQNTSSKLTALWQSRNDFCTAFGGGQDDNKCFNGRPVELNSTETSVPPKGLCLERLGDKGYINMAAHPDGSDRAFFSDLPGKIWLATIPTHGSGEPLGIDESTPFVDLTDQIKFDTVFGLMGIAFHPKFAENGRFFASFNCDKETSTTCSGRCGCNSDVGCDPSKIDADHPCRYHNVVAEYTVNGTSSEPAKATKGKPTEVRRILTIGLPFTNNHGGQILFGPDDGYLYIMLGDGGGRNGPFGLAQNKKSLLGKIIRVDVDTIPKEADDLNLWGNYSIPRDNPYSEDEELLPEIWALGLRNPWRCSFDSLRPSYFLCTDVGQDRYEEIDVITKGGNYGWSIYEGHLPVDSQQSSKNNISDSTDVIFPAMGYNHYDVNKKEGSAAITGGRFYRSTTDPCMYGSYLYADLYSTALWAAAETPTDSGNFTSTSIPFRCARDSPIECKSAPNTNLAALDYIYSFGEDNKKDVYILASTGVYRVVQPSRCNYSCTKESGTSVQTPTFPPSSSGNHLEFVIYISFILVLVGCML; from the exons ATGGAAGCTTTTCTTCCCTTGCTTTGTCTTTTACTCATGTATCCCTACCGGTCTTCCTCACTGCCCATGTGCACCAGCTTGA GGGCACCTGTGATTGCAAAGGAGGCTCTGTCCTTTTGTCCATACAAAGGGAGAGTGTGTTGTGACTCAACCAAAGACTCACAACTGCAGATGCAGTTTCAAGCTATGAACATCTCTCATCCTAATTGCGCTTCTCTGATCAAATCAATTCTTTGTGCT ACATGTGATCAGTTCTCAGAAAGCCTATTCAAAGTTGAATCACAGATTCGTTCCGTTCCAGTTCTTTGCGACTCTCGTAACTCACGAGATTCCTCACTATCAAAACAATCTGCAACTAGTTTCTGTGCAGATGTATGGGACACATGCCAAAATGTCTCCATGAAAAATTCTCCCTTTGCCCCGTCACTACAAGGTGCTGCCGGATTGCCACAAAACACCTCATCAAAGCTCACCGCTCTCTGGCAATCAAGAAACGACTTCTGTACCGCATTTGGTGGTGGACAAGATGATAATAAGTGTTTCAATGGGCGGCCAGTCGAGCTTAACTCAACCGAAACCTCGGTTCCTCCAAAAGGCCTATGCCTTGAAAGGCTTGGAGATAAAGGGTATATCAATATGGCTGCTCATCCAGATGGATCAGACCGCGCCTTCTTCTCAGACCTGCCGGGAAAAATATGGCTAGCAACGATTCCTACACACGGTTCTGGAGAACCACTGGGTATAGATGAATCAACCCCTTTTGTAGATTTAACTGATCAAATCAAATTCGATACCGTGTTTGGGTTGATGGGGATAGCATTTCATCCAAAGTTTGCCGAAAACGGGCGTTTCTTTGCTTCCTTCAATTGTGACAAAGAAACGTCCACCACATGTTCAGGGCGGTGTGGTTGTAACTCAGATGTTGGTTGTGATCCTTCCAAAATAGACGCGGATCACCCATGCCGGTATCATAATGTTGTAGCGGAGTACACTGTTAACGGGACATCATCAGAGCCTGCAAAG GCAACAAAAGGGAAACCTACAGAGGTGAGAAGGATATTAACGATCGGGCTTCCGTTTACGAATAATCATGGTGGTCAGATTCTGTTTGGGCCTGATGACGGGTATCTGTATATAATGTTGGGAGATGGTGGTGGCAGAAATGGTCCTTTCGGGTTAGCTCAAAATAAGAAGTCTTTGCTTGGAAAGATCATTAGGGTGGATGTCGATACGATACCTA AAGAAGCAGATGATCTGAATCTATGGGGAAATTATTCAATACCGCGTGACAATCCGTACTCTGAAGATGAAGAATTGTTGCCTGAGATATGGGCTCTAGGACTCAGAAATCCTTGGCGTTGTAGCTTTGACTCACTGAGGCCTTCTTACTTCCTCTGTACTGATGTTGGCCAG GATCGTTACGAAGAGATTGATGTTATTACCAAGGGCGGAAACTATGGGTGGAGTATATATGAAGGCCACCTTCCTGTTGACTCTCAGCAATCTTCGAAAAACAATATTTCGGATTCGACTGATGTTATATTTCCAGCAATGGGTTATAACCACTATGATGTAAACAAGAAAGAGGGTTCTGCAGCAATAACAGGCGGTCGTTTTTATCGTTCCACTACTGATCCATGCATGTATGGCAG TTACTTGTATGCAGATCTGTATTCCACTGCTTTATGGGCAGCTGCGGAAACTCCAACCGATAGCGGGAACTTCACCTCAACTTCAATCCCTTTCCGTTGTGCCCGTGATTCTCCAATAGAGTGCAAATCTGCGCCAAACACAAACTTGGCCGCTTTAGATTACATATACTCATTTGGAGAAGATAACAAGAAAGACGTATATATTCTGGCAAGCACGGGTGTGTACAGAGTAGTTCAACCAAGTCGTTGCA
- the LOC110895006 gene encoding protein GAMETE CELL DEFECTIVE 1, mitochondrial, whose product MQGMRKLFGVLGCSFSSLIKNQSIKISTKTTHIRRLSAKSTGDEWNDAWETAWLPDDLSAKNRAPWETDVNFSITSDTPPDMDTDTKAFVEEMADNWEQRRKKSKRNEEEERLMKLKEEGKSIYSLESVKRDYRVKKQRLHAGLWVKEIEKMEEAKLADSAADDDLDRFLDTASEIFESGSSDLNKSKVGDSWDMKNKPDGWETTAKGEDGNVWEMSQREEDILVQEYERRIAFSKFQIASFIKQHIFSRRRPIDGWKYMIEELGPNARRGSKGSVSRLPSLADPATQPFKEDKLPISTTNTRGR is encoded by the exons ATGCAGGGGATGAGGAAGTTGTTTGGTGTTTTAGGTTGCAGTTTTTCATCTCTAATAAAGAACCAATCGATCAAAATCTCCACCAAGACAACTCATATCAGGAGGCTATCAGCCAAGTCCACCGGAGACGAATGGAACGACGCGTGGGAAACAGCATGGCTCCCTGATGATTTATCGGCCAAAAATCGAGCACCATGGGAAACAGATGTCAATTTTTCCATTACCTCTGATACACCACCCGATATGGATACCGATACAAAGGCGTTTGTGGAAGAGATGGCTGATAATTGGGAGCAGAGGAGAAAAAAAAGTAAGcgaaatgaagaagaagaaaggcTGATGAAGTTAAAAGAAGAAGGGAAATCCATCTACAGTTTGGAGAGTGTGAAGAGGGATTACAGAGTTAAGAAACAAAGGCTCCATGCTGGTTTATGGGTTAAGGAGATTGAGAAGATGGAAGAGGCCAAATTGGCTGATTCTGCAGCTGATGATGATCTTGACAGATTTCTCGACACTGCATCCGA GATTTTTGAGTCCGGAAGCAGTGATTTGAACAAGTCAAAAGTTGGAGATTCTTGGGATATGAAAAATAAACCTGACGGATGGGAAACAACGGCCAAGGGTGAAGACGGAAACGTGTGGGAGATGTCCCAAAGAGAAGAAGACATTCTTGTTCAAGAGTATGAACGTCGGATTGCTTTCAGCAAATTTCAG ATAGCTAGTTTTATTAAGCAACATATATTCAGTCGAAGGAGACCGATTGATGGTTGGAAGTACATGATTGAAGAATTGGGGCCGAATGCAAGAAGAGGAAGTAAAGGTAGCGTTTCAAGATTACCGAGTCTTGCTGATCCAGCCACTCAACCGTTTAAGGAGGACAAGCTACCGATTTCCACCACTAACACAAGGGGAAGATAG
- the LOC110895007 gene encoding tetratricopeptide repeat protein 38: protein MMLDRWGYEVNTASSSSCISSINSYYHQVLSYGRKRDVIMEAVDADPNCVLANILAALFCSSHDPSRVPSLVHAATSNLEKATPYEKAVFETINCMLSPNRDDEVAVELHSKLLKEFPKDLVSLKRAQVLCFYMGRADLSLQLVQQVLPSNNQQDFVYGMLAFPLLELGRMEDAEKAAKKGFQINKEDPWSQHALCHVYQYECRFKEAVEFMEDCSKSWGPLSSFMNTHNWWHVALCYLEGNAPFEKVCEIYENRIWKELDRIDASPVEVYLNAVGLLLRVHVRGRIHFFEDYLKMLAGYLSDRAFWYLEWHLDLLILWALACTGKSSEARDLLEGLESKVSTMNPKKRKLMQKGLTLAEAAYEYGRGDFTRALELLGPDFDAESCKMVGASGEQLDVFNEVWYVMLLDAGDAKKAIEVIEKQLKKRSGTPFLWRLLERGYSMLGKQEAESIGAKAKMLEAAYF from the exons ATGATGTTGGACAGATGGGGTTACGAGGTTAACACCGCCTCCTCCTCCTCTTGCATCTCTTCAATCAACTCCTATTATCACCAg GTTCTGAGCTATGGAAGAAAAAGGGATGTGATAATGGAAGCAGTTGATGCTGATCCAAATTGTGTGCTTGCAAACATTTTGGCTGCCCTTTTTTGCTCTTCTCATGACCCATCTCGAGTTCCTTCACTTGTTCATGCCGCCACCTCCAATCTG GAGAAGGCAACTCCTTATGAAAAAGCAGTTTTTGAAACAATCAACTGTATGCTGTCACCAAATAGGGATGATGAAGTGGCTGTTGAGTTGCACTCCAAG CTGTTGAAAGAGTTTCCAAAGGATTTAGTATCTTTGAAGAGGGCGCAAGTTCTATGCTTTTACATGGGTCGAGCGGATCTATCTTTGCAACTCGTTCAACAG GTACTTCCTTCAAATAATCAGCAAGATTTTGTATACGGAATGCTTGCGTTTCCTCTATTAGAGCTTGGACGAATGGAAGATGCTGAGAAAGCCGCCAAAAAGGGCTTTCAAATCAACAAGGAAGATCCATGGTCGCAACATGCG TTGTGCCATGTTTACCAATATGAGTGTCGTTTTAAGGAAGCAGTGGAATTTATGGAAGATTGTTCAAAATCTTGGGGTCCTTTATCGTCATTCAT GAACACTCACAATTGGTGGCATGTTGCTCTGTGTTACTTAGAAGGTAACGCCCCCTTTGAAAAAGTGTGCGAAATTTATGAAAATCGTATCTGGAAAGAGTTGGACAGAATCGACGCCTCTCCCGTAGAG GTATACTTGAATGCAGTTGGATTGTTATTACGGGTTCATGTAAGAGGCAGAATCCATTTCTTCGAGGACTATTTGAAGATGTTAGCAGGTTATCTATCAGATCGA GCGTTTTGGTATCTTGAGTGGCACCTTGATTTGTTGATATTATGGGCCTTAGCTTGTACCGGGAAGTCATCGGAGGCTCGAGACTTACTCGAAGGCTTAGAATCAAA GGTTTCTACGATGAATCCGAAGAAGCGGAAGCTAATGCAGAAAGGACTCACG CTTGCAGAAGCCGCATACGAGTATGGGAGAGGTGATTTCACTCGAGCGTTAGAGTTGCTTGGTCCAGATTTTGATGCCGAAAGCTGTAAGATGGTTGGTGCCTCCGGGGAACAACTTGACGTGTTCAATGAAGTTTGGTATGTTATGCTACTTGATGCAGGAGATGCTAAAAAGG CGATTGAAGTGATTGAGAAGCAGTTAAAGAAGAGGAGCGGAACCCCCTTTTTATGGCGCTTGTTG gAGAGGGGATACTCGATGTTGGGGAAGCAAGAAGCCGAAAGTATAGGTGCGAAAGCCAAGATGTTAGAGGCTGCCTACTTCTAG